In Blastopirellula marina, the sequence CCGAATCGTTCAGGTAAGCCAAGGCTTCCGCCGAGCAAAAACGAACCAATTCGTTTTGCGATTCGAGCCCCTTCTTCAGCGATGGGATCGCTTCTTTGCCAATTGCTTCCAGCTTGAGCGCACCTGCCTGAGCGGTTGATTCTTCCAGCAATTCGGCTTCACACTCGGCCAGGTAGCGTTGACGGAATTCCGTCGATCGCGAAAGCGGGATGAAGCGAATGACCCGTACGTAACGCGAAATACTGTCTTTGTAACGCGGGTGAATGTCCAGCGTGATCAACTTGTCGGTCATCGGCGTGGCGACCCCTTGCTTGGTCCCTTCGCGGTACATGTGGAAGCGGTTGTTGATCGCGGCACCGATCGAGGCACTCGCAGCGATCGAGACCTCTCCTTCGATCAGGCCGAGTGCCAGCGGGCGTTCTTCCAACATTACAGCTCCACCCAGGATGTGGCCGCGTCGCATGTTTGCCTTGCTGCTGTTTCCTTCGATCACGCTGTCCAATACGACTGGTCCCGAGGCCATCGCGATGTCGTTGCCTTTGCGTGCTCGGCCACCCAGGAAGGCCATTTCCGACATTCGGGTTGATGGCGAATAGCCGTTTTCCAGGCTGGTCGTATCGGTCTCGGGCGGGGCGAAGACGACGACGTCGATTGTATCCCCTTTGCGTGCTCCTGGTGGAATGATCGCTTCCATCATGACCAAAGCCGTATGCGGCGAGGCCAGCCACTGTTGTGGTTGATCGACTTGCAGGACTCGCATTTCGTTGAGCAAAAGATCGCGGGCCTGCGAAGGTGGAGGATCGCTACCGGTGCCATGAAGCCCCGTGACGAGCGTCACCCCTTTGATCTTGGCGTTGTTCATGCCACCAGGAACGGTCAGATCCCCGACGGTCCGGATCTTTTCCCAGTCGTGCGAAGGCTCGTCTTTTTCCTTGTCGTCGCTAGACCAGGGATTGAGATAGCTCATCGACGAACCACTGTCGCTGGTCCACGGGGCAGTACACCCCGAGGTGAGGATAACCCCAACCGCGATCAGGCCAAGTGTCGAAAAAAGGTAAGCCGTATGAGAGCGTCCGTGCCGTGGCATTGGATTGCTGGTCCGTCAAAAACCTACGGTAGTAGTCCGAAGAATTCCCTTCCCCCGGATCTAGATGCGGCAAAGAGTAGGAAAATCTGATAGCACGATCAAGAGCAATTTCCCATTCGGTTTAGGCTTACGGCGGGTCGAAGCCGCTTTTACAGAAGGGGTTACAGCGCAAAATCCGGTACGCGCCGCGCAGGGCCCCCGAAATAGGGCCATACTTTCGCACGGCACCAATAAAGTAGTTGCTGCACGTTGGGTAGAAGCGGCACGACTGTCCGATCCAAGGACTGAGCGTGTACTGATAGCACCGCACGGCGAAGATCATCACCTCGGACAGCAGTGCTTGCCAGCCCTGGTAAAGGAATCGTAGGTAGATCATCCGCGCGGCCTTCCTCCCGGAGGCTGGCCTTCCGTCGGTGGGGTCTGCTGGCTGTGATTTCGCTTCCACTTTCTGGCAGCGCGATGCGCCAACTGCACCAGGCCATTTTCGAGTTCCTCGAAGCTCGGATGCTTCTTCGATTGTGGCAGCACGACGAAATCGAACCCGCTGGGAAGTTTTTCGCGGTTGAGCCGAAACGCCTCGCGCAGACGCCGCTTCCAGCGATTGCGCTGGACCGCGTTGCCGATCTTCTTTTTCGCAACGACCAGCCCCATGCGGCACACGCCGAGCGAATTCTTGGCGGCGTACACCACCAACCAGCCGTTACCAGCCGAGGCGCGGCGTGTGAACACCGCGTCGAACTCGGTTGGGGTCTTCAGACGTAGCTGAGGCGGAAACCGATGAGACTTCTCCGTCACTCGCTTTCCTTTCCGCTACCAGCTAAGGTCCTTGCGGGGATCTTCCGCGTGATCTTCGGCGAACTTCTCGACGGCCTGCTTCAACTCTTCGGTCGGTTTCTCAGGCAGGGCAATCTGCAAAACAACGTACAAGTCCCCCGCATCCCCCGAGGTCGCTGGCACGCCCTGGCCGCGCACACGAAGCCGCTTTCCGCTGGAACTACCGGCCGGGATCTTCATGGTCACGGTACCCCCTGGTGTCGGGACATCGATCGAACCACCCAGCATGGCCTCGGCCAACGAGACCGGTACGGTGACTTCCAGGTCTTTGCCGTTGCGTTTGAAGTATTTGTGAGCCTGGACATGGATCCGAATCAACAGGTCGCCGGCCGGCCCACCGTTGGGGCCGGGGTCCCCTTGGCCGCGAAGACGGATCTTCTTGCCGTCTTCAATGCCAGGAGGAATCTTGGCCGTCAGCCGTTCCATCTCGCCACCAGGCCGGCGGACGTTCAGGTTGATCTCGCCCCCTTCCATGGCTTGCTTGAAGGGAACGGTCACGTCGTGCTGAATGTCGTTACCACGCACCGGCTGGGCATGACGTCGACGACCGCCGCCACCGCCGCCCCCCATGCCACCAAAAATGTCCGAGAGGTCTGGCCCACCGCCGCCACCGAAAAGATCTCCGAGGTCGAACTCAAACTGCCCACCACCGGGGCCGCCGCCAGCGGAGCGCCATTGATGAAAACCGCCAGGACCGCCGCCACCAGGACCAGGGCCGGCTCCCATGTTCTCGAAATTGCTGCCGAACTGGTCGTATTTCTTCCGCTTTTCAGCGTCGCCGATCACATCGTAGGCGTTCTGAATCTCTTTGAACTTCGTATGAGCCGCTTTATCGTCCGGGTTGAGGTCCGGATGATACTTCTGGGCCATTTTCTTATAGGCCTTGCGGATCTCTTCCGGCGTAGCGGATCGTGAGACACCCAGAATCTTGTAGTAATCGTCAGCCATGAACTTCTTGTTTTTCGTCTAACTGGTTTCCTGAAAACAACTTCCAACAACAACCCTATTCCCTTTCCCTTGAAGGGAGAGGGTTAGGAATCGTAATAAGGCGTGTGACTTCTGCAAGCTATTCTATACTTGGAAGCCGCTCTGGGGAGAGCGGCCGATTATCCCAGATTTGCCCGGCAAACACACGCACTGGTTTCCGGAAACTTCCGCCGCTATGCATTTATCCCATATATTCGCCGCCGTTCGCGTCATCTTGCTGCTCATCCTCTTGGCAGCACCGGCCACCGTGCTGGGTGCCTATGCTGAATACGAGCTGCGCGTGGTCGACGCCCAAACACAGTTGCCCTGCTCGGCCAAGATTCGCATTACCAACTCGCGCAATGCCCCCCAGCGGATCGACGGGGCGTTGATGATCGATGGGACAGCCTACTTTACCGGCAGCTTGAAAATGAAGCTCAGGCCGGGACAGTACCAATTCCGGCTCGATGCCGGCCCCGAATATCCCTTCATGGAAGGGAATTTCATCCTCAATTCTGGCGATGCTGACAGCCGCACGATCGAGCTCAAACGTTTTATCGACATGAAAAACGAAGGCTGGTACCCCGGTAACATGGCATTATCCGGCCGTACCAACGACCTGGAAACGATCATGCTGGCCGACGATCTGGTGCTGGGCAATCACATTACCTGGAACAACCAAATCAATCCTTGGGCCGGCAAGCCGATCACCTCACCCCTCAATGAATTCGGGGCCTTTCGTTCGCTGTGGGAGATGGGAGGAGAAGACGCCAGGGCAGGGGGCAAGCTTTGGTTTGCCCGCATGAAAGAGCCTCTGCCGGTGCAGCGACTTCAGCCAGAATACCCGGCGGCAACGTTTTTCCAGGGGGACCTGGGTTCGGCCCACGTCTCCGCTGCCAGTCCGCTGGAACCTGATCTGCCGCTGTGGATCGCCCATGACTTGCTCAATTCGGTCTGCATCCTGGGACCGGAAATCGAAGCCTACCAGTTCGGTGCCAAACACCCGTTGGCCGACCAGGCGGCAGAAATTCGTAAAGGAGACGTCACCGGCAAGGCCCGCCTGGCCCTCGATGTCTACTACAAGTTGCTGGAAACCGGCATTCGTATCACACCTGCGGCCGCGAACGGGACCAATGAAGAAGGCAAATCGTCGCGTCTGGATCGTGTTTACGCCAAGGTCGACGGCAATTTCTCGCCGGATGCGTGGTGGGATGCAGTCGATGCCGGAAATGTTTTCGTCACCAATGGACCGCTGCTCAGGGCGACCGTCGAAGGATACCCGCCAGGGCACGTTTTCCCGATCAATATCGGCGAAAAGCACGAGTTTCAAATCGCTTTGAGCCTGGCAACCCGGCAGACGATCGCCTACCTGGAAGTGATCAAAAATGGCGAAAAGGACCTGGAAATCTCGCTCGACGAGTACAAGGATCGCCGCGGGGTGCTGCCGCCGGTGACGTTTACCGATTCGGGCTGGTTCCTGGTGCGCGTCGTCACCCAGGAAGCTGGCTACTTTCAATACGCCACGACCGCTCCGTTCTACGTCGAAGCCAACGGCCAGCCGCGAATCAGCAAATCGGCCGCCGAATTCTTCCGCGACTGGGTCTTTCGCCGGGCCATGAACATCGATCTGCCTGATGGAGACCAGCGAAACGAAATCATCGACTTGCAGCGCGATGCCCGTGATTTCTGGCAAAAACGAGCCAAGATGGCCAACGCGCCGTAATGCCTTGGTTATGCCCACCGGGTGCCACGTCCCAAGTCTTCTTGGGCGTGCGGTTCCCGTGCGAGCCTCACGCCTGGTGCAATTCGTTGACGCTGCGCATACCCCACGCTCGAAATCGGCCCCCTTACCCTAACCCTCTCCCCCGCAGACGGTGGCGAGGGGACCAGATTCAAGGTTGTTTGACCAGAACTTAGCGGTCTAGTTATGTTGGCGTGACCCGGTAAACTAGGAGTTTCGATCCTCCAGCGAGACTCCATCAGACTATGTCATCGTCGGCCGACTGGCGCAAGTTGTACCCGTTTTCGTCGCATTACCTGACGCTGCCTGATGCGCGGATGCACTACGTCGACGAAGGTTCCGGCGAGCCCATGCTGATGGTGCACGGCAACCCGACCTGGTCGTTCTACTGGCGAAACATCGTTACCCAGTTTCGCGATTCCCACCGCATGGTGGCCGTCGATCACATCGGGTGCGGGCCTAGTGACAAACCGCAGCAGTACAACTACCGTCTCCAGCAGCATATCGACAACCTGGTGGCCCTGATCGACCACCTCGACCTGACGAATATCAATCTGCTGGTACACGACTGGGGCGGAGCCATTGGGCTGGGTGCGGCATTGGCTCGACCCGAGCGGTTTGCCCGGCTAGTGCTGTTCAACACAGCCGCGTTTCCCCCACCGTATTGTCCGCTGCGCATTCGTGCGTGCCGCATACCTATGTTCGGCCCCTGGATGGTTCGTACATTCAATGCCTTCGCTCGGCCCGCATTGACCATGGCCACCGAAAAGCCAGAACGCTTCACGCCCGACGTGCGTGCCGGCTACATTGCCCCGTACGACAACTACGCCAACCGCATCGCGACCGCGCGCTTCGTGCAGGATATTCCTCTTTCCAAGAGCCACCCCACGTATGCCGTGCTCGAGCGAATCGAGCAAGAACTGCCCAGCTTGTCGCATCTTCCCATTCAACTGATTTGGGGAGGCAAAGACTGGTGTTTCCGGCTGGAGTGCCTGGACCGATTCCAAACGATCTGGCCGACCGCCAGGGGCACCATTTTCAACGATGCAGGGCACTACGTTGTGGAAGACGCCAGCGAACGCATCGAGCCGCTGCTGCGTGATTTCCTGAAGCAGGCCCCGACGCCCGTCGCAGCCGAGACGCCGCGATGAACGCACCGCAAGGACTTACCATTGGCCAGTTGGCATCGCTGGCATGTACGCTGGAAGTATGTGCCCCCAAGCCTGGCAACGTGCATCGCAGCGCCGACTTTGAAGACGTCACGCTGCAAGACTTTCTCGCCAGTGCGATCGCCATCGGTCCGGTCTTCGATCAGGCCCCGTCTCTCTCGCTCGGGCAGCTTATCCTGCAAAGTGTCGCCGCAACGTCGCGTATGACCCGCACGAACACCAACCTCGGCATGCTCCTCTTGATGGCTCCTTTGGCGATGCCCCAGGACGCCGCCAACTTGCAGCAAGACGCTGCCGCAGCGATCGAGAACTCGACAGCCCAGGATGCCGCCGATATCTATGCGGCAATCAATCTGGCCAAGCCCGGCGGCATGAATACTTCCGCCGAGCATGACATCGCCGGCAGCGCACCGCCGCACATCCTGGACGCGATGAAACTGGCCGCCGATCGTGATTCGATTGCCCGGCAATACACGACTAGCCTGGCCGATTTGTTCGACCAGGTCGTGCCGCTTTTGACCGATACAACTCACAAGCATCTTCCCCTAAGCCAGCGGATTGTCCATACGCATGTCTGCCTGATGGCTCAGATGCCCGATACACTGATTGCCCGTAAAAATGGGGACGAAACGGCCCTGCAGAGTACCATGCTGGCGAAGCGTGTCATCGACGCCGGCCCACCGATGGAAGATGATTACATGCAGCAGCTGGGCAATCTCGATTTCTGGCTGCGATGCAACGGCCACAAGCGAAACCCCGGCACCACCGCCGACCTGATCGCGGCGGGGCTGTTCGTTTGCCTCCGGCAGAAAACGATTGTCGCCCCGTTTGTCTAATTGATTTTCCCCAGGGAGCCCCCGCTCATGCCTGTCCGTCATTGGGTCAAGCTAACCAAAGATCACCTCGTCTTCAGTGCCGGGCACTTCATCACGTTCGGCGGCAATATCTGCGAGCGAATCCACGGGCACAACTACCGCGTCGAGGTCGAACTGCACGGCCCCTTGGACGATAATCACTATGTGGTCGATTTCATCGCACTGCGCGACTCGCTGCAAGAGATCGTCACCGGGCTCGACCACCGGATGCTGCTGCCCACCAGGCACCCGGCGATCCACGTGACCAGCGACGCCCAGGAAGTGACCGCCACGTTCGAGGAACGCCGGTGGGTCTTTCCCAAAGAGGAATGCATTCTGCTGGACATCCCTAACACGACCACCGAGCTGCTGGCCCAGTGGATCGGCCAGCAGCTACTGGCCACGCTTCAGCAGAAGCTTGAGTGGAAACCCGAAGTCTTGCGTGTTGGCGTTGACGAAAATTACGGTCAGTGGGGTTACTGCGAATTCTCCTAGGCCCAGGTGCCGGCAAAATCGCCCCAATCGTTACCAGGCAACCTGCATAAACGTGCCCAACCGTAAGACAATTCACCGAATGGGGACATGAAGTCCATAAAACGGCACAAACCGTTTGTACGGTAAGAATTTTGGTTTGACCGACCGGGACCGCGTTCTATTTTTTGAAGTCTTCCAAGCCAGGAAGGCTTCACGCTTGGCGTTGAAGTCGTAGCCAGGAATGACATCCATGTCGCTTCAACGTCGCCACCTAGCCATCGGTGCTCACATGCAGGTCGAATACATCAATCCGTTCATCCGCTCCACGCTTGTCACCTTCGACACCATGTTGGGCTGTACCATCAAACGAGACAAGCTGTGCATGGCCGACCAGGTCAGTGACAAGTACGAGATCAGCGGTGTGATCGGCCTTTCCGGTCGTGCCCAAGGCTCGGTCGTCGTGAGCCTGTCGCGAGAAGTCGCCATCCAGGGTGCCGCCGCGATGCTGATGATGGAACCCAGTGAATTCGACGGCCTGAACGAAGACGTCATCGATGCCGTCGGCGAAATCGCCAACATGGTCGCTGGCTCGGCCAAAGCAGAACTCGAAGAACTGAACCTCTCGATCAGCCTGCCCAACGTCGTGCTGGGGCACCCTCCCGACATTCGCTTCCCTTCGCAGGTGAAGCCCATCGCCGTGACGTTCGCTTGCCCCTGGGGCCCGATGGCTCTGAAAGTTGGCTTCACGCCTGTGCACGCGATGATCTAAAGGGTCATCCAATTCCAACCGTTCCTTCGCCAGGCGAAGGAACTCTACTGGCGGCCAGAACACGCGTTCTCGTCGCCATTTGCGTTTCTTGACAGCAGACCAGCCTCGCTAGCACTAACCAGCCGTCCAAATTTCGCTAATCGTCAAAGTCGAACATGTCGATAAACGAGGATGACCGGTTGTGTTCATGCGTAGGATGGGCCGCGACCCAGCAAAACACCACAACCGATTCACCACCGCTGGGTCTCGACCCAGCCTACGACATTAAGCCTTAGCCGTTAACGCTTTCCGCAGCCATGAGCAAACGCGATCCCAGCCAGCACTTCTCGAATCCTTCGCTCCGCAAGGCAGCGATTATTTTGATGTCGTTGCCTGAGGATGAAGCGGCCAAGCTGATGGGGAAGCTGACGCCCAAGCAGGTCGAACTGGTCTGCATCGAGATCGCTCAGCTCGACAATCTCGACGGAAAAGAACAAGAAACGGCCATTCTCGCGTTCGCCGAACAAAACCCCAACCAACTCGGTGGCGGCGGCGGCGGGATCAGCCTGGCCAAGTCGCTCGTTACCAAGGCCCTGGGGAAGAACGCCACCGAAACGCTCGATAACGTTCGCCAGTCGGTCGAATCGGTTCCCTTCGGCTTCCTGCGGAAAGTCGATAGCCAGAACCTGCTCACCTTCATTGTGGACGAGCACCCTCAGACCATCGCTTTGATTCTTTCGCATCTGCCAGCATCGTACGGGGCAGAGCTGATCGCCGGTCTGCCAGCGGAACGCCAGCTATCGGTCATCCGCCGGATTGCCAACATGGGGCAAACCAACCCCGAGGTGATCCGCGAGGTCGAACGCGGCCTGGAAGATCGAATGGCCAGCGTGATGAGCCAGTCGTTTGAAAACGCAGGCGGTATCCCCAGCGTGGCCGAGATCCTCAACGTGACCGATCGCAGCACCGGCAAGGCCTTGCTCGAAAACCTCTCGCAGGAAGACCCCGACCTGGTCGAAGAAATCCGCCGCTTGATGTTCGTCTTCGACGACATCCAGAAGCTGATGGACAAAGACATTCAGGCGGTGCTCAAGAACGTCGAGACCTCGCAGTGGGCGATGGCCCTCAAAGGTGCCAGCCAAGACCTGCGCGACAAAGTGGTCGGCAACATGTCCAAGCGAGCCGGCGAAATGCTGCTGGAAGAAATGGACTTCCTCGGATCGGTCAAACTATCGGAAGTCGAAGCGGTTCAACAGCAGATCGTCGACATCGTCCGCCGCCTGGAAGACGCCGGCGAAATCCAACTGAGTGCCAACGACGAAGAAGAGATGATGATCCAGTAATAGACTGGTAGTCGACAACGACGTTGATCTTAATTCCCCCATCAGCCCCAAGGGGCGACCGTCAAGCGCCGATCGACGGCCAACTTCCCACTTCAGGCCCCATCTGACCAATTCGCCAATGCTTAGCTACCAAAAAAATTTTCTAAATCGGTCGTGACACGGTCCTTGGGATTTCGTATTTACTCCCCCGTCGCTGAAACAACGGCGACGAGGTCACAGGAAACGGACATCGGAAGTCCTTTGTCACTTGGTAGTTTGCGGGAACTGCCTGCCCCCCTCCTGGGCTGAAGCTCATGCTTGTCAAGGTATACGGCTACTGGGTCGGCCGTCTTGGCAAGTGCTTCACAGAGGGCTTCCGGTTAGACCTCTGGAGCTTGGGTCATTTGCTCCAGAGGTCGCCTCCACCGACGCGGCGAGCGATTCACGAAGAATCCTCGCCGCGTTTTTTTATGCCTGGTGGAAGCGGAGAAGGGCGAAGCCGCGTTCGTGCCTGCTTCCCCTTGCGTTGACAGCACCCGCCGCCCTACCTAGCTTGAAGACTGCCGCTGAAGTTTCTTTCTCCTGAGAGTAAGCCCCATGTCGAAACGTGTTGCGATTGTCACTGGCAGCTCCCGTGGTATTGGCCGGGCCATTGCCGAGCAGTTGGCCGCCGATGGATACTGCGTCACGGTGAACTATAACTCGAACCCCGATGCCGCCATGCACGTCGTGGCTGGCATCGAAGACGCCGGGGGCGAGGCGATCGCCGTGCAGGCCAATGTTTCCTCCGAGCAGGGACGATCACAACTCATTCAAGACACACTGGCTAAATGGAATCGCCTGGATGTGCTGGTCAACAATGCTGGCATCACCTCGCCAGGGCGGCTCGATATTCTGGAAGCCACTTCGGAAAACTGGGACCTGGT encodes:
- a CDS encoding alpha/beta fold hydrolase; its protein translation is MSSSADWRKLYPFSSHYLTLPDARMHYVDEGSGEPMLMVHGNPTWSFYWRNIVTQFRDSHRMVAVDHIGCGPSDKPQQYNYRLQQHIDNLVALIDHLDLTNINLLVHDWGGAIGLGAALARPERFARLVLFNTAAFPPPYCPLRIRACRIPMFGPWMVRTFNAFARPALTMATEKPERFTPDVRAGYIAPYDNYANRIATARFVQDIPLSKSHPTYAVLERIEQELPSLSHLPIQLIWGGKDWCFRLECLDRFQTIWPTARGTIFNDAGHYVVEDASERIEPLLRDFLKQAPTPVAAETPR
- a CDS encoding triphosphoribosyl-dephospho-CoA synthase, translating into MNAPQGLTIGQLASLACTLEVCAPKPGNVHRSADFEDVTLQDFLASAIAIGPVFDQAPSLSLGQLILQSVAATSRMTRTNTNLGMLLLMAPLAMPQDAANLQQDAAAAIENSTAQDAADIYAAINLAKPGGMNTSAEHDIAGSAPPHILDAMKLAADRDSIARQYTTSLADLFDQVVPLLTDTTHKHLPLSQRIVHTHVCLMAQMPDTLIARKNGDETALQSTMLAKRVIDAGPPMEDDYMQQLGNLDFWLRCNGHKRNPGTTADLIAAGLFVCLRQKTIVAPFV
- a CDS encoding 6-pyruvoyl trahydropterin synthase family protein, which codes for MPVRHWVKLTKDHLVFSAGHFITFGGNICERIHGHNYRVEVELHGPLDDNHYVVDFIALRDSLQEIVTGLDHRMLLPTRHPAIHVTSDAQEVTATFEERRWVFPKEECILLDIPNTTTELLAQWIGQQLLATLQQKLEWKPEVLRVGVDENYGQWGYCEFS
- the rnpA gene encoding ribonuclease P protein component — encoded protein: MTEKSHRFPPQLRLKTPTEFDAVFTRRASAGNGWLVVYAAKNSLGVCRMGLVVAKKKIGNAVQRNRWKRRLREAFRLNREKLPSGFDFVVLPQSKKHPSFEELENGLVQLAHRAARKWKRNHSQQTPPTEGQPPGGRPRG
- a CDS encoding chemotaxis protein CheX; protein product: MSLQRRHLAIGAHMQVEYINPFIRSTLVTFDTMLGCTIKRDKLCMADQVSDKYEISGVIGLSGRAQGSVVVSLSREVAIQGAAAMLMMEPSEFDGLNEDVIDAVGEIANMVAGSAKAELEELNLSISLPNVVLGHPPDIRFPSQVKPIAVTFACPWGPMALKVGFTPVHAMI
- the yidD gene encoding membrane protein insertion efficiency factor YidD codes for the protein MIYLRFLYQGWQALLSEVMIFAVRCYQYTLSPWIGQSCRFYPTCSNYFIGAVRKYGPISGALRGAYRILRCNPFCKSGFDPP
- a CDS encoding flagellar basal body P-ring protein FlgI → MPRHGRSHTAYLFSTLGLIAVGVILTSGCTAPWTSDSGSSMSYLNPWSSDDKEKDEPSHDWEKIRTVGDLTVPGGMNNAKIKGVTLVTGLHGTGSDPPPSQARDLLLNEMRVLQVDQPQQWLASPHTALVMMEAIIPPGARKGDTIDVVVFAPPETDTTSLENGYSPSTRMSEMAFLGGRARKGNDIAMASGPVVLDSVIEGNSSKANMRRGHILGGAVMLEERPLALGLIEGEVSIAASASIGAAINNRFHMYREGTKQGVATPMTDKLITLDIHPRYKDSISRYVRVIRFIPLSRSTEFRQRYLAECEAELLEESTAQAGALKLEAIGKEAIPSLKKGLESQNELVRFCSAEALAYLNDSACIEPLTEAARTNNGFRFRALQALGSFDDLDVIDSLEGLLHEESAEARYGAFDQLKKRSNQLPSIAGELLDNHVQLHHVRSASSPMVHFRLKDRPEIAIFGTDVRLNGDVAFVGQNGLTIRSSGHRKVTVTRFQPGGGELDKECSNDLKEVIKALTEIECGYGEIVRNIFALRNEGYLTARVEVNAMPRPDRNYVRSEELMAQESDEDENLTDNFSQSSESAKTEESSEVTTYAEGDDTLIPSFD
- a CDS encoding DnaJ C-terminal domain-containing protein, whose translation is MADDYYKILGVSRSATPEEIRKAYKKMAQKYHPDLNPDDKAAHTKFKEIQNAYDVIGDAEKRKKYDQFGSNFENMGAGPGPGGGGPGGFHQWRSAGGGPGGGQFEFDLGDLFGGGGGPDLSDIFGGMGGGGGGGRRRHAQPVRGNDIQHDVTVPFKQAMEGGEINLNVRRPGGEMERLTAKIPPGIEDGKKIRLRGQGDPGPNGGPAGDLLIRIHVQAHKYFKRNGKDLEVTVPVSLAEAMLGGSIDVPTPGGTVTMKIPAGSSSGKRLRVRGQGVPATSGDAGDLYVVLQIALPEKPTEELKQAVEKFAEDHAEDPRKDLSW
- the fliG gene encoding flagellar motor switch protein FliG, giving the protein MSKRDPSQHFSNPSLRKAAIILMSLPEDEAAKLMGKLTPKQVELVCIEIAQLDNLDGKEQETAILAFAEQNPNQLGGGGGGISLAKSLVTKALGKNATETLDNVRQSVESVPFGFLRKVDSQNLLTFIVDEHPQTIALILSHLPASYGAELIAGLPAERQLSVIRRIANMGQTNPEVIREVERGLEDRMASVMSQSFENAGGIPSVAEILNVTDRSTGKALLENLSQEDPDLVEEIRRLMFVFDDIQKLMDKDIQAVLKNVETSQWAMALKGASQDLRDKVVGNMSKRAGEMLLEEMDFLGSVKLSEVEAVQQQIVDIVRRLEDAGEIQLSANDEEEMMIQ